DNA sequence from the bacterium BMS3Abin11 genome:
CTCTTCTTAGTGTTATGAACGGATATGGCTGAGTTCCGTAGCCTGATGATAATTGAGTAGTTGTCTGCTCGAAAGAACGCTTCGATACAATTTCAATTTACCATGGCAGATTTCTCTAAGAAGTATTAGTTTTCCCCGATAAAAGTACCAGTCCATCTGATGAGTGTGTGTAAATTAAGCTGCAATTAATAAAAAACCCCACCTGATAAATCCAGGTGGGGTTTGGTGACGGATCCTAAAGAACCCGTTCGGTTCAGCTACCCTCGTTTTTCACTAATACTGCATTTCCTACTATAAGTTTTCTAAACACTAGTAATCGATTCAATGACTTACTTCCTAACCAGCATTTCGCTCTCGCCCAGCATTTTGCTATAACCAAAATAATCTTGATTGGCGGCTTTTTCAAATGGGTTGAGCCTGGTTAGTTTAAGCATCTTCTTTCCACTTTCGCTCTTGTCAGCTGTGAGGAGTCCTTTTAGAAGCTTCTCTCTAACTTCAGCTGAGACAGTCGGAGAAACAGAAATAGCCATTCCTGGTATTGAATCTGAGGTTGAAACTACTGCAATCCCGCCTTCTCCAGCCATCTGTACACTGACAAGAGGCGTCGGTATCATTGCTGCATCAACTTTGCCAGACAATAACATCGACATGGCCTGTCCTGTGTTATCCACCTCTATGATACTGGGCTGGCGTACTGGGTTGTTAAATAATTCATAGACTCGTACTGCAGCGATGCTTGGCGGGCCAAGGGTCGCAATTTTTTTCCCAATCAGTTCCTCGGCATCAAATATAAGGTTATCTTCGCTGACAATAAGTGAAATACTGATGATTCCGGGTTGCTTTGCCAGCACGGTGAAATCCTTACCCTTGTTGCGGTAATCGATGAAGTGCGCAGCATCCAGGGCTATATCATAGCTACCTGTTTTTTGAGTTTCCGCCCAATATGAGATGAAGTTTGGATAGGTTACGATTTCTACCTTCTGACCCGTAAGCTCCTGAAAATAATCGGCCAGAGGCTGAAAGTTGGCACGAGTTTTCTCCTCTGACTGGAATGGCTGTATGACAAACCTTAATGTTTCCTTAGACTTTAATGTTTCCTGAGACTGTGCGGCGACAGGAATCATGCTTCCTAATATAGTGGCTACGATCAGAAGGTATCCAGCACCCTGGATCTTCCGTGATATGAATTCTGACGTGTATTCCAACATTTTCTACATTCTCCAAAATAGAATTATTTTATTGTGACTATCGCTATAACTTATGAACGAGTACCTTTCATCTATTAATGTAGACCATTTATCTGTGAAAACAAGTACTTTATCGGTGATATCTAGAGGAAAATTTTGATGTTGCGATTTTGCTACAGAAGTTATCTAGGCATGCATAGTGTTTATATTGGTGGATATTTAGGTGATGCATGTTCCATTTGTGCAACATTTCAATATCTCAGGATATTCTTTTTCGCTGATTATGTAATATTTTCTGTCAATTGGGTTGATAGAATCCCAAACCATCACACAAACCCGTCCAGGTAAAAAGAAGAAAGGCTTTCACTATTGCCGAATTCATCGAAGTAGGGGAAAATAGGACGTTTATGTGCCGAAAATATATTTGCTAGCTACGATATAAGATGCGACAGGGCAGTACTGCATTCTGACGTGGCGCAACCAGAAAGATTCAACATTTACCAAGAGGAAGTCCCATGTCAGCAACTACCGATCGACGCAAACTGGCTAATGGCATACGTGCCCTGGCTATGGATGCCGTGCAGAAAGCAAACTCCGGCCATCCGGGTGCCCCTATGGGCATGGCAGATATCGCCGAGGTTCTTTATAACGATTTTATGAATCACAATCCACTCAATCCACACTGGGTGGATCGTGATCGTTTTATTATGTCTAACGGACATGGCTCCATGCTGCCATATTCTGTCCTGCACCTGACCGGTTACGACCTGAGCATTGATGATATCAAGGCATTCCGTCAGTTACATTCCAAAACACCGGGTCACCCTGAATACGGTTATACCCCCGGTATAGAAACGACTACTGGCCCACTTGGTCAGGGGATCACCAATGGTGTCGGCATGGCGATAGCCGAGAAAGTACTGGCGGCGCATTTCAATCGTGATGGTCACGAGGTGGTAGACCATAATACTTATGTCTTTCTTGGCGACGGCTGCATGATGGAAGGTATTTCTCACGAAGCCTGTTCACTGGCCGGTACCCTGGGCCTGGGCAAGCTGATTGCTTTCTATGATGACAACAACATCTCTATCGATGGTGAGGTTGAAGGCTGGTTTACAGATGATACACCTAAACGTTTTGATGCCTACAACTGGCATGTTGTTAGAGATGTTGACGGTCATGATGGTGAAGCTATCAAGGTTGCGATTGAAGAAGCACTTACGGTAACCGATAAGCCTTCATTGATCTGTTGCAAAACCATAATTGGTTTTGGTTCACCAAACAAGAGTGGCAAGGAAGATTGTCATGGTGCGCCACTGGGTGAGGAAGAAATCGCACTGACCCGCAAGGCACTGGGCTGGGAATATGGCCCTTTCGAGATACCGGATGATGTCTATGCTGGCTGGGATGCAAAGGCCAAAGGCACTGCTGCCGAGTCTGCATGGAATGACAGCTTTGCGGCCTATAAGGCCGCACATCCTGAGCTCGCTGCTGAATTTGAGCGTCGTATTGACGGCAAGCGAGTTGATGGCTGGGAAGCTAAAGCCGATGCCTATATTGCCGGGGTCAATGCAAAAGCTGAAACCATTGCTTCACGCAAGGCGTCACAGAATGCGATTGCCGGCATGTTCTCTTTCACACCTGAGTTCATGGGTGGCTCTGCAGATCTGGCCGGGTCAAATCTGACATTTGTCGGCGATTCTGTTGCCATGCGTCACGATATCGCCGATGCCAATTACATCAACTACGGTGTGCGTGAATTTGCCATGACAGCCATTATTAATGGTATTTCACTGCATGGCGGCTTTGTTGCTTATGGCGCGACTTTTCTGATTTTCTCCGATTATGCCCGCAATGCACTCCGCATGGCGGCATTGATGAAGATACAGAACATCGAGGTCT
Encoded proteins:
- a CDS encoding ABC transporter, phosphonate, periplasmic substrate-binding protein; the encoded protein is MLEYTSEFISRKIQGAGYLLIVATILGSMIPVAAQSQETLKSKETLRFVIQPFQSEEKTRANFQPLADYFQELTGQKVEIVTYPNFISYWAETQKTGSYDIALDAAHFIDYRNKGKDFTVLAKQPGIISISLIVSEDNLIFDAEELIGKKIATLGPPSIAAVRVYELFNNPVRQPSIIEVDNTGQAMSMLLSGKVDAAMIPTPLVSVQMAGEGGIAVVSTSDSIPGMAISVSPTVSAEVREKLLKGLLTADKSESGKKMLKLTRLNPFEKAANQDYFGYSKMLGESEMLVRK
- the tktA gene encoding transketolase 1, translated to MSATTDRRKLANGIRALAMDAVQKANSGHPGAPMGMADIAEVLYNDFMNHNPLNPHWVDRDRFIMSNGHGSMLPYSVLHLTGYDLSIDDIKAFRQLHSKTPGHPEYGYTPGIETTTGPLGQGITNGVGMAIAEKVLAAHFNRDGHEVVDHNTYVFLGDGCMMEGISHEACSLAGTLGLGKLIAFYDDNNISIDGEVEGWFTDDTPKRFDAYNWHVVRDVDGHDGEAIKVAIEEALTVTDKPSLICCKTIIGFGSPNKSGKEDCHGAPLGEEEIALTRKALGWEYGPFEIPDDVYAGWDAKAKGTAAESAWNDSFAAYKAAHPELAAEFERRIDGKRVDGWEAKADAYIAGVNAKAETIASRKASQNAIAGMFSFTPEFMGGSADLAGSNLTFVGDSVAMRHDIADANYINYGVREFAMTAIINGISLHGGFVAYGATFLIFSDYARNALRMAALMKIQNIEVYTHDSIGLGEDGPTHQPVEQVATLRMMPNMTVWRPCDAVESAVCWKEAIKNTTGPCSLVFSRQNLDHQARSDEQIKNIEKGGYILRDCNGTPDAIIIATGSEVSLATAAAEALSGKNIRVVSMPCTRVFDAQDEAYRESVLPSAVRARVAVEAGVSGFWYKYVGFDGKVVGIDRFGESAPASDLFKEFGFTADNVVSTVESVL